The Choristoneura fumiferana chromosome 11, NRCan_CFum_1, whole genome shotgun sequence genome includes a region encoding these proteins:
- the LOC141432301 gene encoding uncharacterized protein, protein MNVRLFVSKNLVALVMVPAIIGAHYTWYKLQHDDRLVSKNEREKLPMIAFLKKVGGVSD, encoded by the exons ATGAACGTACGGCTTTTTGTGTCGAAGAACCTTGTAGCGTTAGTTATGGTACCGGCCATCATCGGCGCTCACTACACTTGGTACAAGCTGCAGCATGATGACAGACTAGTCTCTAAAAACGAAAGAGAAAAGCTGCCCATGATTGCG ttcttaaaAAAAGTTGGTGGCGTCAGCGATTGA